One window of Cohnella hashimotonis genomic DNA carries:
- a CDS encoding alpha-mannosidase → MTLQQQSKQLGKVFVVSHTHWDREWYQDYQSFRTRLVYMMDELLERLREDASYRHFMLDGQTIMIEDYLQIRPERKEELLKHLREGRLTAGPWYVMPDEFLVSGESLVRNLLTGFRQSRQMGFEPMKSGYVNDIFGHNSQMPQIFQGFGIDNAVLFRGFYGNADPAELWWEGADGSRLLGLKLDEDRSYSDFYFFLRWPFVDRGFQYEEEELIERAEAMLDYKAKRATTDIALSLDGCDHIEIEPNLGWMLGRLNERTPGVAWAHSTIEDYVAALRARIGELEVFKGEQRMPGYNGVNNMVLANVLSSRVHLKQHNQHCENLLTGWAEPWSSFASREGRPYPKAFLDQAWKHLLENHPHDSICGCSITPVHEDMLYRFAQSRSLGEGMLTEAFNYVSGHIAESALEGRHAVVLFNSSQRPVDGVVQVELELPLNSAVPAISPQIGGTNFRLLDSKGEAVPFQVVGVKKQSMRRWRPYRDIPRGEQVDRITVALKGDIPAFGYTTYTVDMQASELPGKGEYAFRRAAEPVRYVGSQQTAPNVWENGKLRLEVAANGTLSLRDLETGYETEGLLALEDQADIGDGWQYIAPVGNETVSSTVGHASVSIVHDGPLETCLRLALQLEVPEEIASDRTKRSDKRIGLPVTTYITLRKDDTVIRCRTVVDNGVRDHRLKLLFPTRVDSDRYYTGTPFDLVERSVQLPDYSRHIEKDSGIVPSNGLLAIRSERHGFAIYSKGLYEAQLRNDRTRTAALTLYRSTRDEVMSDGGDGGQLLGRLEFEYAFRPFNPADTSWGDLLADQQQFSLGIRAVNRKPGPVAFETLHRRDSNLPARHAYLNLTGSDLIVSACKRAEDDADAWIIRLWNSANNESSGSIQPADPVIKAERTNLDEQTVGTIQVEQGNMLRITAKPKEIVTLKLWFGLNRER, encoded by the coding sequence ATGACCCTACAGCAACAGAGCAAGCAGCTCGGCAAAGTATTCGTCGTCTCTCATACGCACTGGGACAGGGAATGGTACCAGGACTACCAAAGCTTCCGAACGCGGCTCGTCTATATGATGGATGAATTACTGGAACGTCTGCGGGAGGACGCCTCTTATCGTCACTTCATGCTGGACGGCCAGACGATCATGATCGAGGATTACCTGCAAATACGCCCGGAACGAAAAGAAGAGCTGTTGAAGCATTTGCGGGAGGGCAGATTGACCGCGGGACCTTGGTACGTGATGCCGGACGAATTTCTCGTGAGCGGGGAGTCGCTTGTGCGCAACTTGCTGACCGGCTTCCGGCAATCGCGTCAGATGGGGTTCGAGCCGATGAAGTCGGGCTACGTGAACGATATTTTCGGGCACAACAGCCAGATGCCGCAAATTTTCCAAGGGTTCGGCATCGATAATGCGGTTTTGTTCCGCGGCTTTTACGGCAACGCGGATCCTGCGGAATTGTGGTGGGAAGGCGCCGACGGCAGCCGATTGCTTGGCTTGAAGCTGGACGAAGACCGATCGTACAGCGACTTTTACTTCTTTCTGCGCTGGCCGTTCGTGGACCGGGGATTTCAGTACGAGGAGGAAGAGCTGATCGAGCGCGCCGAAGCGATGCTCGACTACAAGGCTAAACGCGCGACGACGGACATTGCCCTCAGTCTCGACGGCTGCGATCATATCGAGATCGAACCGAACCTGGGATGGATGCTCGGGCGGTTAAACGAAAGGACGCCGGGCGTGGCGTGGGCGCATAGCACGATCGAAGATTATGTCGCAGCGCTGCGCGCCCGGATCGGCGAGCTTGAAGTGTTCAAGGGCGAGCAGCGCATGCCCGGCTATAATGGCGTCAATAACATGGTGCTGGCGAACGTTCTTTCGTCCCGCGTTCATCTCAAGCAGCACAATCAGCACTGCGAGAACTTGCTGACCGGGTGGGCGGAGCCGTGGAGCTCGTTTGCGTCGCGGGAAGGCCGCCCTTACCCGAAAGCCTTTCTCGATCAAGCCTGGAAGCATTTGCTTGAGAACCATCCGCACGACTCGATATGCGGATGCTCGATCACGCCGGTGCACGAGGATATGCTGTATCGCTTTGCCCAGAGCCGTTCGCTCGGGGAAGGCATGCTGACCGAAGCGTTCAATTATGTGTCGGGGCATATCGCGGAGTCCGCATTGGAGGGCCGGCACGCCGTCGTGCTGTTCAATTCGTCGCAGCGCCCGGTAGACGGCGTGGTTCAAGTCGAATTGGAGCTGCCGCTCAATTCGGCCGTGCCCGCCATCTCTCCGCAGATCGGCGGCACGAATTTCCGATTGTTGGATTCGAAAGGCGAAGCGGTGCCATTCCAGGTCGTCGGCGTGAAGAAGCAAAGCATGAGAAGATGGCGTCCCTATCGCGATATTCCGCGCGGGGAGCAGGTCGACAGGATCACCGTCGCGCTAAAAGGAGACATTCCGGCGTTCGGTTATACGACCTACACCGTCGATATGCAAGCATCGGAGCTGCCGGGCAAAGGGGAATACGCATTCCGCCGGGCTGCGGAGCCCGTGCGTTATGTCGGCAGTCAGCAGACAGCGCCGAACGTATGGGAAAACGGCAAGCTTCGCCTGGAGGTCGCGGCGAACGGCACGCTGTCGCTGCGCGATCTGGAGACCGGCTATGAAACGGAGGGTTTGCTGGCCCTCGAGGATCAGGCCGACATCGGGGACGGCTGGCAGTATATCGCGCCGGTCGGCAACGAGACGGTAAGCTCCACGGTCGGCCACGCGTCGGTGTCCATCGTGCACGACGGGCCGCTGGAAACCTGTCTGCGCCTGGCGCTGCAGCTGGAAGTGCCGGAAGAGATCGCTTCGGACCGAACGAAGCGCTCGGACAAGCGGATCGGCCTGCCGGTCACGACCTATATCACGCTGCGCAAGGACGACACGGTCATCCGCTGCCGCACGGTCGTCGATAACGGCGTACGCGACCACCGCCTCAAGCTGCTGTTCCCGACGCGCGTAGACAGCGACCGTTATTATACGGGCACACCGTTCGATCTCGTCGAGCGAAGCGTACAGCTGCCGGATTATAGCCGTCATATCGAGAAGGACAGCGGGATCGTGCCTTCGAACGGGCTGCTGGCCATTCGGAGCGAACGGCATGGATTCGCAATTTACAGCAAGGGGCTTTATGAAGCGCAGCTGCGCAACGACCGGACGCGGACGGCGGCGCTTACGCTATACCGGAGCACGAGGGACGAGGTGATGAGCGACGGCGGCGACGGCGGACAACTGCTGGGACGACTGGAATTCGAATATGCGTTCCGGCCGTTTAATCCCGCCGACACCTCATGGGGCGACTTGCTCGCCGATCAGCAGCAGTTTTCGCTCGGCATTCGGGCCGTGAACCGGAAGCCGGGACCGGTCGCCTTCGAAACGCTGCACAGACGCGACAGCAACCTGCCCGCCCGGCATGCTTACCTGAATCTGACGGGCTCCGATCTGATCGTCAGCGCCTGCAAGCGGGCCGAAGACGATGCCGACGCCTGGATCATCCGGTTGTGGAACAGCGCGAATAACGAATCGAGCGGGAGCATTCAACCCGCGGACCCTGTGATCAAGGCGGAGCGGACGAATCTGGATGAGCAGACCGTCGGTACGATCCAGGTCGAGCAGGGGAACATGCTGCGCATCACGGCGAAGCCCAAGGAAATCGTAACCTTGAAGCTATGGTTTGGACTGAATAGGGAGCGTTAA
- a CDS encoding carbohydrate ABC transporter permease: MVNPPVQAETNELALINRPKSLDRNPVWVQTLIYLALTAMALVTLLPILNVFAMSFSEADAIFKHPLMIMPYSFTFAAYEYIFSTSILLKSFSVTVFATVAGTLCNLAFTITGAYSLSKTALPGNKFLLWICIFPMLFGAGLIPTYMLLKELHLLNNIWVLVVSGMVVPFNLILMRNFFWSIPEELEEAMRIDGASDMGILWKMIIPLSKPAIATIGLFYAVGHWNDFFTGLFFLNDNTKWPLQVLLRSIVIDMNALNTRGVTAVIGQDATKIMLTPENIKAAAIIFSIVPILLVYPFLQKYFVKGIMLGSVKG; the protein is encoded by the coding sequence GTGGTAAATCCGCCGGTTCAAGCTGAAACGAATGAATTAGCGCTCATCAACCGCCCCAAAAGCCTGGACCGCAATCCGGTTTGGGTGCAGACCTTGATCTATCTCGCATTGACGGCGATGGCGCTCGTAACGTTGCTACCGATTCTGAATGTGTTCGCCATGTCGTTCAGCGAGGCGGACGCGATTTTTAAGCACCCGCTCATGATCATGCCTTACAGCTTTACCTTTGCGGCCTACGAGTATATTTTTTCGACCTCCATCTTGCTGAAGTCGTTTTCCGTCACCGTCTTTGCGACGGTCGCAGGAACGCTGTGCAATCTGGCCTTTACGATAACCGGCGCTTACTCGCTGTCCAAAACGGCGCTGCCGGGCAACAAATTTCTGCTATGGATCTGCATCTTCCCGATGCTGTTCGGGGCAGGGCTGATCCCGACCTACATGCTGCTCAAGGAACTGCACCTGCTCAATAACATCTGGGTGCTGGTCGTGTCGGGCATGGTCGTTCCTTTTAACCTGATTCTCATGCGCAATTTCTTCTGGAGCATCCCGGAGGAGCTGGAGGAGGCCATGCGGATCGACGGGGCTTCCGATATGGGCATCTTGTGGAAAATGATCATTCCGCTCTCGAAGCCGGCAATCGCGACGATCGGCCTTTTCTACGCGGTGGGCCACTGGAACGACTTTTTTACCGGCTTGTTTTTCCTGAACGACAATACGAAATGGCCGCTTCAGGTGCTGCTTCGTTCCATCGTCATCGATATGAACGCCCTCAATACGCGAGGGGTAACGGCCGTAATCGGGCAAGATGCGACCAAGATCATGCTGACGCCCGAGAACATCAAAGCGGCGGCCATCATTTTCTCGATCGTACCGATCCTGCTGGTCTATCCGTTTCTCCAGAAGTATTTCGTAAAAGGCATCATGCTGGGCTCCGTGAAAGGTTAA
- a CDS encoding GntR family transcriptional regulator, whose amino-acid sequence MSLTSDNQPLYLQIRDMLREKINLGVLKPGDQIPTESELVLQHGVSRITIKSALKMLVEDGLIYRIAGKGTFVSDPDSSEPIPIDANAPYKKVGFLSPLANDEFSMKLLLGVQEACKEQNLILIVRSASTQFEEQEGIRFLRAAGVDGLLIFPVDGEAYSEAVLSLKTEGFPFVLIDRYLPGIKTNAVYSDNFAGGSMGTEFLVQKGHRQIGIISGTKSKTSSSEDRFSGYLDMAKKAGLKIEPAHWLTRIDEVTYMDPNIGRDMIGKWLESQPEITAIFAFSSAIALYVADVAAMMGKKVPEELAILSFDAPPIRDFQGCWFTYIEQQEDKMGEEAIGLLLAAIEDPAINRQIVIPVKVNEGRTT is encoded by the coding sequence ATGTCCTTGACCTCTGATAATCAGCCTTTATACCTCCAAATAAGAGATATGCTTAGGGAAAAAATCAATCTGGGCGTATTGAAGCCGGGGGATCAAATTCCAACCGAGTCGGAGCTTGTCCTGCAGCACGGCGTCAGCCGCATAACGATCAAGAGCGCACTGAAGATGCTTGTCGAAGACGGCCTGATCTATCGGATCGCAGGGAAAGGCACATTTGTGTCCGACCCCGATTCTTCCGAGCCGATCCCGATCGATGCGAATGCCCCCTATAAAAAAGTGGGCTTTCTCAGTCCGCTCGCCAACGACGAGTTTTCGATGAAGCTGCTGCTCGGCGTGCAGGAAGCATGCAAGGAACAGAATTTGATCCTGATCGTCCGGTCCGCCTCGACGCAGTTCGAGGAACAAGAAGGCATTCGATTCCTGCGCGCAGCCGGCGTCGACGGGCTGCTTATCTTTCCTGTAGACGGCGAAGCCTACAGCGAGGCCGTATTAAGTTTAAAAACGGAGGGCTTCCCATTTGTCCTCATCGACCGCTATCTGCCGGGCATCAAAACGAATGCCGTCTATTCCGACAATTTTGCCGGCGGAAGCATGGGCACCGAATTTTTGGTGCAAAAAGGCCATCGCCAAATCGGGATCATATCGGGCACCAAATCCAAAACGTCCAGCTCCGAAGACCGCTTCTCCGGGTATTTGGATATGGCCAAAAAAGCCGGGCTCAAAATCGAACCCGCGCACTGGCTGACCCGTATTGACGAGGTCACTTATATGGACCCCAATATCGGTCGTGATATGATTGGAAAGTGGCTTGAATCCCAACCCGAGATTACGGCCATTTTTGCTTTTTCAAGCGCCATCGCTCTTTATGTAGCGGATGTAGCGGCGATGATGGGCAAAAAGGTGCCCGAGGAGCTTGCCATTCTTTCCTTCGACGCTCCCCCGATCCGCGATTTTCAAGGGTGCTGGTTCACCTACATCGAGCAGCAGGAAGATAAAATGGGCGAAGAAGCGATTGGCTTGCTGCTAGCGGCCATCGAAGATCCCGCCATCAACCGGCAGATCGTCATTCCCGTTAAGGTGAACGAAGGACGGACGACATAA
- a CDS encoding glycoside hydrolase family 2 protein codes for MRIDLTENWELTGSYPGFWAFGRSMEVGVQLKGIVPWIPAEVPGSVHWDLHRAGYLPDPYYGANAPACEWVNQRDWLYRTSFTSEASWKGKRIALVLEGVDHSAQVLLNGERIGSHTGMFVPGQFDLSASLRYGERNTLVVVVERSPDGVAQLGYTQQVDHLKSRFGYRWDFCPRLVHIGLWKGVSLQISEWSRFDNVRVKAVPGADGSGEATVSAAIDSVRSGRFRLTAELYEPGGRIAGAASYEGEAVPGLQTVRQRITVPDARLWWPNGYGEQPLYRLNLRLEVDDSEGGYCSSDDHECHIGFRTLSFRANPGAPSDALAFTVAVNGEPIYIKGWNWVPADQLYGRDREDQVRHLIALSKRANVNMLRVWGGGLIEKDFFYRLCDEAGILVWQEMMQSSSGFNNEPSASPAFLHTVSHTMRQVIRDKRNHPSLTIWCGGNELTEGGHLDSQMVPLTDRQTNLRLLRDLVSDLDETRLYLPTSPTGPTFFLEEAHAGKDKMYDVHGPWKYAGETGHYRLYNRSDALLHSEYGGDGFASIESIARFMPAHRMEAGHAGSVEWLLHGYEYWNMDDQLQSLFGSNFGTFERMVMASQWLQAEGIRYAVEANRRRAPHCSGSLLWQLNEPYPNVSCTSAIDYYGNPKLAYSWVAKANRNLHVSLQYDGISYRPGDTFRGSIYVTADGRKADDLTVAWAARDEKGGILSEGSYSLRNMTNPTAFAGTVEFQIPRAAAVFVTLGAIGAADRRALADNEYAFAVKERDEEPPLQAFLSLPATSLEWETKEEDGGTTVAVRNTGETVALWVRISGTTPEDGGNHPVVRPLEDGFLIFPGETVRRRFADILPQDRRWSVKAMNTPTE; via the coding sequence ATGCGCATCGATCTGACGGAAAATTGGGAATTGACCGGATCGTACCCCGGCTTCTGGGCATTCGGGCGAAGCATGGAAGTGGGCGTGCAGCTCAAGGGGATCGTCCCCTGGATTCCGGCCGAAGTGCCGGGAAGCGTCCATTGGGATTTGCACCGCGCGGGTTACTTGCCCGACCCGTATTATGGCGCGAACGCGCCGGCATGCGAATGGGTGAACCAGCGGGATTGGCTGTACAGAACTTCTTTTACCTCCGAAGCGTCGTGGAAGGGCAAACGGATCGCGCTGGTGCTCGAGGGCGTCGATCATTCGGCGCAGGTGCTGCTTAACGGCGAGCGAATAGGCAGTCATACGGGGATGTTCGTTCCCGGCCAATTCGATCTGTCGGCATCGCTGCGGTACGGCGAGCGCAATACGCTGGTCGTGGTCGTGGAGCGATCGCCGGACGGGGTGGCGCAGCTCGGCTACACGCAGCAGGTGGACCATCTGAAAAGCAGGTTCGGCTACAGGTGGGATTTCTGCCCGAGGCTGGTGCATATCGGACTCTGGAAGGGCGTCAGCCTGCAAATATCGGAATGGAGCCGCTTCGACAACGTCAGGGTCAAAGCGGTTCCCGGGGCGGACGGAAGCGGCGAAGCGACGGTGAGCGCCGCGATCGACAGCGTACGGTCGGGACGGTTCCGGCTAACGGCCGAGCTGTACGAACCTGGCGGCCGGATCGCCGGGGCGGCCAGCTATGAAGGTGAAGCGGTTCCCGGCTTGCAGACGGTCAGGCAGCGAATTACGGTTCCGGATGCGCGGCTGTGGTGGCCCAACGGTTATGGAGAGCAGCCGCTGTATCGGCTGAACCTGCGGCTTGAGGTCGACGATTCTGAAGGCGGGTATTGCTCCTCCGACGATCATGAGTGCCATATCGGCTTCCGCACGCTGTCGTTCCGCGCCAACCCCGGCGCTCCCTCCGATGCGCTGGCGTTCACGGTGGCCGTGAACGGAGAGCCGATCTATATCAAGGGATGGAACTGGGTGCCCGCCGATCAGCTGTACGGCAGGGATCGCGAGGACCAGGTACGGCACCTGATCGCGCTGTCCAAACGGGCCAACGTCAACATGCTTCGCGTGTGGGGCGGCGGTCTGATCGAGAAGGACTTCTTTTACAGGCTGTGCGACGAAGCGGGCATTCTCGTCTGGCAGGAGATGATGCAGTCCAGCTCGGGCTTCAATAATGAGCCGTCCGCAAGCCCCGCCTTTCTCCATACCGTCTCGCATACGATGCGGCAGGTCATTCGCGACAAACGCAATCATCCGTCCCTGACCATCTGGTGCGGCGGCAACGAGTTGACGGAGGGCGGGCATCTGGACAGCCAGATGGTGCCGCTCACCGACAGGCAGACGAACCTGCGCCTGCTTCGGGATCTGGTATCCGACCTCGACGAGACCAGGCTTTACCTGCCCACTTCGCCTACAGGCCCGACTTTTTTCCTGGAAGAGGCCCACGCCGGCAAAGACAAGATGTACGACGTGCACGGACCGTGGAAATATGCGGGGGAGACCGGGCATTACCGGCTGTATAACCGGAGCGATGCGCTGCTGCACAGCGAATATGGCGGGGACGGCTTTGCTTCGATCGAAAGCATAGCACGCTTCATGCCGGCGCATCGGATGGAAGCCGGGCATGCAGGGTCGGTGGAGTGGTTGTTGCATGGCTATGAATACTGGAATATGGACGACCAGCTGCAAAGCCTGTTCGGCTCGAATTTCGGTACGTTCGAACGGATGGTCATGGCGTCGCAGTGGCTGCAGGCGGAAGGCATCCGGTACGCCGTCGAAGCGAACCGCAGGCGGGCGCCGCACTGCAGCGGAAGCCTGCTGTGGCAGCTGAACGAACCGTATCCGAACGTATCCTGCACGAGTGCGATCGACTACTACGGCAACCCGAAGCTAGCTTATAGCTGGGTGGCAAAGGCGAATCGCAATTTGCACGTCTCGCTTCAGTATGACGGCATTTCCTATCGGCCAGGCGATACGTTTAGAGGATCGATCTACGTAACGGCAGATGGCAGGAAGGCGGACGATCTCACGGTGGCATGGGCGGCAAGGGACGAGAAAGGCGGCATCCTATCCGAAGGCTCCTATTCGCTGCGCAATATGACGAACCCGACCGCTTTTGCCGGCACCGTTGAATTTCAGATTCCCCGGGCTGCCGCCGTATTCGTCACGCTTGGCGCGATCGGCGCCGCGGATCGGCGGGCGTTGGCGGACAACGAATATGCCTTCGCCGTCAAGGAACGGGACGAGGAGCCGCCGCTGCAAGCCTTTCTTTCTTTGCCTGCGACTTCCCTGGAATGGGAGACGAAAGAGGAAGACGGCGGAACGACTGTCGCAGTCCGTAATACGGGAGAGACGGTCGCTCTATGGGTGAGGATTAGCGGCACGACGCCTGAAGACGGCGGCAACCACCCGGTTGTCCGGCCGCTGGAAGACGGATTTCTCATTTTTCCCGGCGAGACCGTCCGTCGTCGCTTCGCGGACATTTTGCCTCAGGACCGGCGCTGGAGCGTTAAAGCGATGAATACCCCTACCGAGTGA
- a CDS encoding extracellular solute-binding protein: MRKRGIILLVLTMIATMLAACSGNKENGKASESSSTQGGSQTASATAGSKEESAKFSYVRPVWGAATYTKGGAYEKEMFEKANAKIDVQIIPVTEYDQKIMTVIASGDIPDVFWAAGPTDKKFKDMQDQGAFLRINEYLDKYPAIKEAVPQSVWDTLTDDKGNIYFIPNVSNPLIPIFMYYRQDIFEKLGIPEPKTVKELEDALAKIKQSDAKMIPLTAQDTIWGLGALSTSFGFTHFGWGPATGEDKENPNTIVPFYLTKEMKEYYFYLKDLRAKGLLDKEFLMAKNWDHAKQKFTSGQAAVLGINWGYGPEIYSTLKKTHPEAKIGILPPLEGPDGAMGGIRPFGAWDRGMYVNAKMSDPDGFFRVLNWTLTEGSDFRRYGVEGKTYNVVDGKKVLLGEDEKEADYKTGQIEPLKFLQPMSEALDWDTIEATYEGSGVGEAFADAKAKFEAYNAVQYPEYRNPTVFSPLEVEQGAQLYTDYLQSVVDGAIINDKVTEQEWDTAIDKYLKAGGQKIVDEVNELQKNKTKPKY, encoded by the coding sequence ATGCGTAAGCGCGGAATTATACTGCTTGTCTTGACGATGATTGCGACCATGCTGGCGGCTTGCTCGGGCAACAAAGAAAACGGAAAAGCAAGCGAATCGAGCTCGACGCAGGGAGGAAGTCAGACGGCAAGCGCGACTGCGGGAAGTAAAGAAGAGTCGGCCAAGTTCAGTTATGTCCGGCCGGTGTGGGGGGCGGCCACCTATACGAAAGGCGGAGCCTACGAAAAAGAGATGTTCGAGAAAGCCAATGCGAAAATCGACGTACAGATCATACCCGTAACCGAATACGACCAGAAAATCATGACCGTCATCGCTTCCGGCGACATTCCCGACGTGTTCTGGGCAGCGGGGCCGACGGACAAGAAGTTCAAGGATATGCAGGACCAGGGCGCCTTCTTGCGAATTAACGAATACCTCGATAAATACCCCGCCATCAAGGAAGCCGTGCCGCAATCGGTATGGGATACGCTGACGGACGACAAAGGCAATATTTATTTTATTCCCAATGTATCCAATCCGCTCATTCCGATCTTTATGTACTATCGCCAGGACATCTTCGAGAAGCTCGGCATTCCGGAACCGAAGACGGTTAAAGAGCTGGAAGATGCCTTGGCCAAAATCAAGCAAAGCGACGCCAAGATGATTCCGCTGACCGCCCAGGATACGATCTGGGGACTCGGCGCGCTGTCGACCTCCTTCGGCTTCACGCATTTCGGCTGGGGACCGGCCACCGGAGAGGACAAAGAAAATCCGAATACGATCGTTCCTTTCTATCTGACGAAAGAGATGAAGGAATACTATTTTTACTTGAAAGACCTGAGAGCCAAGGGACTGCTGGACAAGGAATTTCTGATGGCGAAAAACTGGGATCATGCCAAGCAAAAGTTCACTTCCGGCCAGGCGGCGGTGCTCGGCATCAACTGGGGTTACGGTCCGGAGATCTACTCGACCTTGAAGAAGACGCATCCGGAAGCGAAGATCGGCATTCTCCCGCCGCTGGAAGGCCCGGACGGCGCGATGGGCGGCATTCGCCCGTTCGGGGCTTGGGACAGAGGCATGTACGTGAACGCGAAAATGTCCGATCCGGACGGATTCTTCCGCGTGCTCAACTGGACGCTTACGGAAGGCAGCGATTTTAGAAGATACGGCGTCGAAGGCAAGACCTACAACGTGGTAGACGGCAAGAAGGTGCTGCTGGGAGAAGACGAGAAGGAAGCGGATTATAAAACCGGTCAGATCGAGCCGCTGAAGTTCCTGCAGCCGATGTCCGAAGCGCTGGATTGGGATACGATCGAAGCGACTTATGAGGGCTCCGGCGTCGGCGAAGCCTTCGCGGATGCCAAAGCCAAGTTCGAGGCGTACAATGCCGTTCAATATCCGGAATACCGCAATCCGACCGTCTTTTCTCCGCTTGAAGTCGAGCAGGGCGCGCAGCTGTACACCGATTACCTGCAATCGGTCGTCGACGGCGCGATTATCAACGACAAAGTGACGGAGCAGGAATGGGATACGGCCATCGACAAGTATTTGAAGGCCGGCGGACAGAAGATCGTCGACGAAGTCAACGAGCTTCAGAAAAATAAAACGAAGCCCAAGTATTAA
- a CDS encoding ABC transporter permease: MRTIWKWRYFYLLLTPTLLYFILFSYIPFYGVVIAFKNFQPFLGIGDSPWVGWKNFETMFSSVKFPELIRNTVLISFYRIIFGFPVPILFALLLNEVRVMWFKRSIQTIAYFPHFLSWVIFGGIIYNVVGPSGIINLLLEKIGIEAINLSANPDLFRPLVVVTGILKEFGWAAIIYLAALTGIDPHLYEAAKIDGASKLRQIWHITLTGIRPMIAMLLILQLGSILDAGFEQILILSNPVVYSVGDIIDTYVYRVGLLEANYGLATAVGLFKGVIAAILIVSANHIIRRTGEKSLW, translated from the coding sequence TTGCGGACGATTTGGAAATGGCGATACTTTTACTTATTGCTGACGCCCACGCTGTTGTATTTTATCTTGTTCAGCTATATTCCCTTCTACGGCGTTGTCATCGCCTTCAAAAACTTTCAACCGTTTTTGGGTATCGGGGATAGCCCCTGGGTCGGGTGGAAAAATTTCGAGACGATGTTCTCCTCCGTGAAGTTCCCCGAACTCATCCGCAATACGGTGTTGATCAGCTTTTACAGAATTATTTTCGGTTTTCCCGTTCCAATCCTCTTCGCCTTGCTGCTGAATGAAGTGCGCGTCATGTGGTTCAAGCGAAGCATTCAGACGATCGCCTATTTTCCTCACTTTCTGTCGTGGGTCATATTCGGAGGCATTATCTACAATGTCGTCGGCCCGTCCGGCATCATTAATTTGCTGCTGGAGAAGATCGGCATCGAAGCGATCAATCTGTCGGCCAACCCGGATCTGTTCCGTCCGCTCGTCGTCGTCACCGGCATCCTGAAGGAGTTCGGATGGGCGGCGATCATCTACCTGGCTGCGTTGACCGGCATCGATCCCCATCTGTACGAAGCCGCGAAAATAGACGGGGCGAGCAAGCTCCGGCAGATTTGGCATATTACGCTGACGGGGATTCGGCCGATGATCGCGATGCTGCTCATTCTTCAACTGGGAAGCATTCTGGATGCCGGATTCGAGCAGATCCTGATCCTGTCCAATCCGGTGGTCTATAGCGTCGGGGACATTATCGACACTTACGTGTACCGCGTCGGATTGCTGGAAGCGAATTATGGATTAGCCACGGCAGTAGGCCTCTTTAAAGGCGTGATCGCGGCGATCTTGATCGTGTCGGCCAATCATATCATTCGACGGACAGGAGAGAAGTCGCTGTGGTAA